Proteins from one Erysipelothrix larvae genomic window:
- the rpoE gene encoding DNA-directed RNA polymerase subunit delta, which produces MAGNSLSDVAYRSLKRKRKQVVFNKLWKEVCDDVGYTDEMAKKKIASFYNALMLDSRFISLEGNQWDLRERYAEDTLKIDPELTEAYEDYEEFEEEEFEEEEGEI; this is translated from the coding sequence ATGGCAGGAAATTCACTAAGCGATGTAGCATATCGTAGTTTAAAGCGCAAACGCAAACAAGTGGTTTTTAACAAACTATGGAAAGAAGTTTGTGATGATGTTGGCTATACAGATGAGATGGCAAAAAAGAAAATTGCATCTTTCTACAATGCATTAATGCTTGATTCTCGCTTTATCTCTTTAGAGGGTAACCAATGGGATCTTCGTGAACGTTATGCAGAGGATACACTTAAAATTGATCCTGAATTAACAGAAGCGTATGAAGACTATGAGGAATTCGAAGAAGAAGAGTTTGAAGAAGAAGAAGGCGAAATATAG
- a CDS encoding DUF1934 family protein, whose translation MTINRAIRVQQHSNDTTLSFVDALGEVNNLNGSVRVIYRENDTVQVVLDITRDTCLLRRYGEWITTCYFSKEESWVQINSDEGKLVFEVQLIKLEVQDDFVGLSYNLIDNNQIIDSYNYSCSWLEEVKTWQEIH comes from the coding sequence TTGACCATAAACAGGGCAATCAGAGTTCAGCAGCATTCAAATGATACAACATTATCATTTGTAGATGCCTTAGGGGAAGTCAATAATCTAAATGGATCAGTTCGTGTGATTTATCGAGAAAATGATACTGTGCAAGTTGTGTTAGATATCACACGCGATACATGTTTATTACGAAGATACGGAGAGTGGATCACTACCTGTTATTTTTCAAAAGAGGAATCGTGGGTTCAGATTAATTCTGACGAAGGGAAGCTGGTCTTCGAAGTTCAATTAATAAAACTTGAGGTACAGGATGATTTTGTGGGATTGTCGTATAATTTGATTGATAATAATCAAATTATTGATAGCTATAATTATTCTTGTTCCTGGTTAGAGGAGGTCAAAACATGGCAGGAAATTCACTAA